The Pseudomonas sp. HOU2 DNA window GCCCGGGGATGTCGTGGCCCAGCGGCAGACCGCAGGTCGGACGCAACGAAGTGCCGAGACTCGATTGCGCATCGGCGAGCAAGCGCGGCACCGGGCCGGACTCGACCAGTCGCCCGTCGGCCATCAACGCCGCGTGATCGCAGATCGACTTGACCACGTCCAGTTCATGGGTGATCAGCACAATGGTCACACCCAGTTGCCGGTTGATATCGCGCAGCAGGTCGAGAATCGACGCGGTGGTTTCCGGGTCCAGTGCGCTAGTGGCTTCGTCCGACAGCAGATACGCAGGCTCCGCTGCCAGTGCGCGGGCAATCCCCACCCGCTGCTTTTGCCCACCGGACAACTGCGAGGGAAAGGCTTGCGCCTTGTCGCTCAGCCCCACCAGTTCCAGCAGCTCGCGCACCCGCACATGGCGCCACGGTTTGCCGACGTTGGCGATCTCCAGCGGCACGGCGATGTTGTCGAACACGGTGCGCGAATGCAGCAGATTGAAGCCCTGGAAAATCATGCCGATGCGCTGCCGCTGGCGACGCAGGTCGCTGGGCGACAGGGTCAGCAGGTCCACGCCGTCGATGAGAATTTTCCCGCTGTCCGGGCGTTCGAGCAGATTGAGACAGCGCAACAGGGTCGACTTGCCTGCGCCGCTCCGCCCGAGGATGCCGTAGATCGCGCCGTCGGGAATACTCAGCGATACCTGATCCAGTGCCGGCGCCGGCGCCGACGGGTAGGTCTTGCTCAACTGCTCGACGACGATCATGGCTTGCCATCCTCCACCGGAATCACCGACCCCTTGAAGTTATCGGTGATGTATTTCGCCACTTGCGGCGAGGTCAGGTCCTTGGCCAGTTGCGCAATGCGCGGATCGTTCTGCAGCTTCGGCGTGGTCACCAGAATGTTGGCGTACGGATTGTGTTCGGCCTTCTCCAGCCCCAGCGCATCCTGGGCCGGCACCAGTCCGGCTTCCAGCGCGTAGTTGCCGTTGATCACCGCCAGATCGACGTCGTCCAGCGCCCGAGGGATTTGCGGCGATTCGATTTCGAGGATCTTCAGCTGTTTCGGGTTCTCGGCGATGTCCTTGGGCGTGGCCTGATCGGCCGCCGGATCCTTGAAACCGGGCTTGAGTTTGATCAACCCGTTGTCCTGCAACAGGTACAGCGCACGGCTCAGGTTGGTGACGTTGTTGGGCACGGCGATGGTGCCTTTTTCCGGCACCTCGGCGAAGTTTTTGTGTCGGCGCGAATAGATGCCCAGCGGCTCGATATGCACCGTGGCGGCCACCGCGAGTTTCTGCCCCAGCGCTTGCTCCTGGGATTTCAGGTACGGCAGATGCTGGAAGTAATTGGCATCGACATCGCCATGCACCAACAGCTCGTTGGAGTTCACGCCGTTGGGAATCTCGATGACCTTGAGCTTGAGTTGCGGATCGATTGTCTGGATGTACGCGAGAATCTGCGCGTGAGGCACCGGGTCGGCCGCCACGCGCAACGGCTCCAGTGCCTGCGTGCCGAACGAAGTCACCAGCGCGCCGAGCACGGCCAGGGTCAAACCTGCTTTCTTCAACATGTGCGGAGTCCTTGAGCGAGTGATGAATCAGGCGCTGGCGGTTTTACGAGCCGGTGCGGCGGGCATCAGCGCATCGGCATAAAAGCGTCGGGCGACGTCGGGGTGCGAACGCAACCGACCTTTGAGGTAGTTCCAGCCGACATCGCGAAACAACGGATTGAGCGGATCACTCGCCGGGCCACGCGCTTCGCGCAGCAGCGCGGTGGGCAACGGATACAGCGGCACCACGGCATCGAGTTGCGCGCCGAGGAAGAAGGCGATGGACAAGCGTTCGCTGCCTGCGGGCGGCGACACCACCCGATGCACCGTGGCGCGCAGATAACCGTTGCTGGCCAGTTCCAGCAGTTCGCCAATGTTCACCACCAAGGTGTTTTCACGCGGCAGCGCATCGATCCAGCGCCCCTCCTCGACTTCCACTTGCAACCCGGCCTGCTGGTCTTGCAGGAGAAAGCTGAGGAACCCGGAATCCTTGTGCGCGCCGACGCCTTGCTGGCTCGCGCTGGCGGCCTGGCCTGGGTAGCGCATCAACTTGATGTGTTCGTTGGGCTGGTCGCCGTACAACTGATCGAACGCGTCCGCCCGCAGCGACAGCGCCTGGGCAAAGGCACGCAGCAGACGCAACGCCATACGCGTCATCGCCTGTTGCCATTCGAGCAGCAGCGGTTTTAGTTCTGGCAGCGCCGCCGGCCATTGGTTGGGTCCCTGCAACCGAGCCCACAACGGGCTGTCCGCGTCCAGCGGCAACGCTTCGCGCTCGGCGCCGAGATCGAATTGCTCACGCCAGTCGGGTTCACCACGGGTGATCTCGGAAGCAGCACGGTTGTACCCGCGAAAGTGCGGCGAATTGATCATGCCGACGGCAGTCTTTTCGTGCTCGGACAAGGCAAAGAACTGCCGGGCGTGGTCCTGCACCTGCTTGAGCAGGTGGCTGTCGATGCCATGGCCGGTGAGATAGAAAAAGCCGACGTCACGCGCGGCGTGACGCAGGTTTTCAAGAAATTCATAACGCTGTTGCGCGGTGCCTTCGAACAACGAAAGGTCCAGCGTCGGCAACGTGGTGATATCGAGGGTATGCGGCATGATTCACTCCCGTGTGAACCAAACCTGAAGAGCCTTTGATCGATTCAGCGTGTGCCGTCATGGCAATCGGGGGTCTATCGGTTTGATGCGTTTGATTCGTCGTGAGACAAAACTAAACGATCTTAAAAACCACGAACAAATACCCTTTTTGCATTAGCTTAGGCCTGACGCTCAAGTTCGCTGTCATCACGCGACAGCTCTCCCGCTTCCACTGATCAACGTGCCGGGTCATAAAACGGCTCGACTGCCACCCGGCTGCCGACAAAGAAACTGTCAGCCACCAGCCGCAGCGGCTGCAGGTCCACATCGCTGGTCCGATCGCCAATCAGTTGCTGAAAGTGTCGATACACCGCCGTGTACTCGCCCTCTTCCGATACCGCCTGACGCACGCCGTCGATGCTCAGCAGCGCCCCGCCGTTGTCCAGGCGCAGCAGCCCTTCGGCGCAGCGAATCTCGATGCTCCAGAGTTCGTCGTGACCGTGGTCGAAATCGAACTCGGCCTGCACGTCGAGCCGGTGCGCATCGGACATCTTGATGGACGCGGCAATCGGCGACTGGCAGTTGTCCGGTACGCGCAGTTCGGCGGACTCGACAAACAGTGCCTGCGCCAACAAATGGGTGACAATCGACAAGGCATTGATGCCGGGATCGAAAACGCCCAGACCACCGGGTTGCCAGATCCACGTCTGACCGGGATGCCACTTGCGCACGTCTTCCTTCCAGTCGATCTGCACGCTTTGCAGCGTGCGGCCGGCGAGCCAGTCGCGGGCGGCTTCGATACCGGGGGCGTAGCGCGAATGCCAGGCGAACAACGCACTGACACCCTGTTGCTGCGCTTGACTGATCAGGGCCAGCGCCTCGCCCAGCGTGGCGCACGGTGGTTTTTCCACCAACACATGTTTGCCGGCGGCCAGCGCCTGCTGCACCAGGGCGAATCGACCTTGCGGCGGCGTACAAAACGCAATCGCATCCACCTCGGGGCCGTTTTCCAGCAACTCGCTCAACGAGTGAAAGTTCTCCACCCCGGGGCAGGGTTTGCCCTGCGTGGCGACCGCCACCAAGCGAAATCCGGGATTGGCGTTGATCGCCGGAACATGTTGATCCTGGGCAATCTTGCCATAGCCCACCAGACCGAGACGGATCGGTTGCATCAGTGACTCCTGTTGTTGTCTTGTTGTCGTCAGCGAATGCGCAGATTAGCCGCAAATGTCTGGGAATACCCAGCTGAGTCTGATCAAAAAACCGCAGAAGCCAGCGCTCGGTTCACCGCGCCGGGTAGCGTGCGTCAATGCAGCGGCGCGACTGAAGTTCGCCTGCTCGCCAAAGCCCACAAGGTTACCGCCGACCGTGACAACCTCAGTTGCATGGCGGTGACCATCACGCGCCTGGCCGGTGATGTTGTGGAACTTGATGGTGTTGAGCAACTGCTCGTCAACCTGAAAAGAAAAGGCGTTCCGAGCAAGACAGAAATCATGGCCCTGCAAGGCCGCTACCTGCAGGAAGATGCTGCTCACTTAAGAGATTTTGCATTCAATTGAAACCCGTGGCGAGGGAGCTTGCTCCCGCTGGGCTGCGTAGCAGTCCCTCTTTTGGGGCCGCTTCGCGACCCAGCGGGAGCAAGCTCCCTCGCCACAGTCACAGTGTCGGGCTTAAGTGAACAGCATTAGCTTTTCAGGGCAGGCTTTCACTTTCACAACGCTGCAGTCACTTCTGCTGCGCGGTCAACGCCGAGTAACTGTTCATCAGGTTCCGGTAGTTCGGAATCCGCTGCGACAGCAGATTGCCCAGCCCTTCGATGTCGTTGCGCCAGTCGCGGTGCAGCTCACAGGCGACCGAGAACCAGTTCATCATTTGTGCGCCGGCCTGGGTCATGCGGCTCCACGCGGCTTGCTGGACGGTGGTGTTGAAGGTGCCGGAGGCGTCGGTGACGACGAATACATCGAAGCCTTCGGCCAGTGCCGACAGGGTCGGGAACGCGACGCAGACGTCGGTTACCACACCGGCGATGATGATCTGCTTGCGGCCGGTGGCCTTGATCGCCTTGACGAAGTCTTCGTTGTCCCAGGCGTTGATCTGGCCTGGGCGGGCGATGTACGGCGCGTCCGGGAACATTTCTTTCAGTTCCGGGACCAGCGGGCCGTTGGGGCCTTGTTCGAAACTGGTGGTGAGGATGGTCGGCAGGTTGAAGAATTTCGCCAGGTCGGCCAGCGCCAGGACGTTGTTCTTGAACTCGTTCGGCGAGAAGTCCTGAACCAGAGAAATCAGACCGGTCTGGTGGTCGACCAGCAGGACTACGGCGTCGTCTTTGTTCAGGCGGTTGTAGGTTGCAGTGCTCATGTTTGAATCCCTTTTCTTGGTTGAGGTAGTTGGCGTTGCGTTGAACATGGGCACAGATTACTGACACCACCGGAACCGATAAATCGGTTGAAAAGTGTTTCACTGTCAACTTGAAGCGGACAATCGAGCGTCCCTGAGCTCGATTGCAAGCAAAGTTCGATGGCGAAGGGTTATGAGCTAATAACACCTTCATTAAACCGTCTTTCAAACGTTGTACTAGGATAGGATCCACATCCTGACATTTGCGCCGACCAGGGAACATGCTCGACGCAGGTCAGGAATGGGACTGTTTCACCTGCAACTCATGGATGATGTTTATGAATTCACACCTGTTTCCCCATATCGGTAAAGTCATTGCGAGCACCGGCAGCCGGCACTTTCCGCGGATGCTGCATGACCTGATCCAGACTCAACTGGCGGTGGACGCCACACACATTCGCCAGATGCGCGTCGAGCCGGTGGGCCGCCCCGCCCATCGCCACCTACCGGAACCCGGCAAAGACTCGGCCCAGCAGGCTGAAACGGTATTCTGCGAACAGATTGCCGCACGCTCGAGCGAGCCGATGGACCCGCCAGCCTCGGCCAGCGCCGATGCCTCGCAGCTGCATCTGACGAGGCGCAAGGACGGCTACCGCTACGTGATTTCGGTGTATCGCAACGACCAGTCGCAACGGTTCTCGGCTCAGGAGCAGAGCTTGTTGCAGGACATTTCTCCGGTGCTGTTGCCGATGCTGGAAAAACACATTCACGCCCTGCAACCCCAGCAGGCCAACACAGAAGACCCGTCGCCCGGCGCGGACGGTGCGCAACAGGGCCTGGAAAACCTGCGACTGCGCTTCAACGAGCGTTTGCAGCAACTGGGCCTGAGCCTGTCCAATCGCGAAACCGAAGTGTGCATCGGCCTGCTCGCCGGGCGCACCGCACCGGAACTGGCCGAGCAGTTGCAGTTGAAGGTCAACACGGTGGAAAGCTACCTCAAACGCGCGGCAATCAAACTGGGGATCAGCGGCCGGCATTCGTTGATGCGCTGGATGTATTCGCCGGAGGACACCAGCCACGCCACCAGCGCAGCCTGAGTCCACAACCGAACAAAAAACCGCCGCCCTCCTCGGGCGGCGGTTTTTTTACATTGGAGGCCTAATCCTTCGGCACGACTCTATCCAGCGCTTGATTCACCGCCAACTCCCCCAGCATCACCACCTGCGCAATGCCCAGCGCCGTATTGCGGCTCGGCCCTTCCAGCGTGCCGGCGAAGTCGCTGAGCATCACCGTGGCCGAGGCCAGGGATTGGTTGGGTTTCGGGCATCAGCTGGAACTCCGATCGAGGCACTTTGAAAGGATTACTCACTGTAGGAGCTGCCGAAGGCTGCGATCTTTTGATCTTGTTTTTTTAAGGCAACGTCAAAAGATCGCAGCCTGCGGCAGCTCCTACACGGGGGACCGCGTGATTAGTTCGGGATGCGGCGGCCGTCCAGTACCCGGTTGACCATCAGTTCACTGAGCATGATCACCTGATGCAGCATCAGCACGGCCCGGCGCTGTGGGTTGTCGACGGTGTCGCCGATATCGCGGGCCATGTCGCTGGCGGCGGCCAGGGATTCACAGGCTTCGACGAGCAAGGTTTCTTCATCCACCTCGGGGTCGATGAGGAAGATTCTGTTCGCCTTGCATGACGAGGTTGAAGGGATCGGGATCTTCAGTGCGCCGGGGTTGAGGTAGAAGTTGATGGCGCGGTCGGTTGCCGCTTTTATCTTCTGCGGGTCGAGGGCCGGGTCGTACGGGATCGAGGTGTCCGGGGGGTTGGGTTTGGCTTTGAATATGGATGAAGCTCCTGCTTAGCAAAAGTAAGGAGCCGTCACTCTCGCTACCAAACGAGGGTGGCGGCCATACGCGGGTTGGTAGACCGGTCTAAGCAGGAAAACCCGGCGCTCCCGAAGGAGCCCCACGCATGGCCACCATAAAATCGAGTCCCCGAAAAGGAACTGCACACGGTGTCGCCATCACACTTAGAAACGGGCTACCAAACCCGATCACTGATTTTCAGTGACAGGGAAACGATATAGCCCGGCCCATAGCCGTGTAAGCCGGCGGATTCTGGCGTACGCGTAGGTAACGGCGCAAGGCGTTGTAGCCGTTAGGGCGTAACGGTTCGTGTACTTTAAACGTGGTTGCAGGGGTGCGTTTATGTGCGGGGTCTGCTCTGTTGCTTTGATGTTGTCTGGCAGGCCGCTTTCGCTGGCAAGCCAGCTCCCACAATTTGACCGAGAGCATTCAGTCAGGGATTGGTCGGCTTGTAGGCCGTCATCGCCAGCAGGCTGGCTCCTACAATTGGATTGGGTGCATTCAGTTGGGGACCGGTTGGCTGTCAGGCCGCCATTGCCAGCAGGGCTGGGCGAAAAACAGGGACGGGTTCGTGACCCGCCCCTTTCGATTTGTGCGCTTCAGGCACGAGCCCGGCCAGGCAGCTCTGGCAGTCAGTCCCGTGCCAACGCTTCGATCGGGTCCAGGCGCGAGGCATTACGCGCGGGGACGAAGCCGAAGACGATGCCGATCAGCGTCGAGCAGATCACTGCCGTCACCACCGAGGCCATGGAGAACACCATTTCCCATTCCTTGATGAACAGCGAAAACAGGTGACCGATGGCATACGACAACGAGATGCCGATCGCCCCGCCGAGCAGGCAGACCATCACCGCTTCCACCAGGAACTGCTGACGAATGTCCGACTGCCGTGCGCCGACCGCCATGCGAATGCCGATCTCGCGGGTACGCTCGGTGACCGACACCAGCATGATGTTCATCACGCCGATGCCACCGACCACCAGCGAAATCACCGCGATCAGCGACAGCAGCAACGCCAGCGAGCGGCTGGTTTTCTGCACGGTCTGCATCACGCTGTCGAGGTTGTTGGTGTAGAAATCCTTGATGCCGTGGCGTTGCAGCATCAATTGGGTGACGTGATTTTCCACGACTTTGCTCGACTGGCCGTCCTTGATCCGTACGCTGATGCTGTCGAGAAAGCGTTGGCCCAGGATACGCCCGGCGGCGGTTTCGTAGGGCACCCAGACGTTGAGGGTCTTGCCCGAGGCAAACAGGTTCTTGTTCTCGGCGGCCACGCCGATCACCGTGCATGGCAGGTTGCCGATCAGGATCACCTGCCCCAGCGGATCAACGCCCTCGCCGAACAACCGATGCCGGGTGTTGTAATCGATCACCACCACCTGCGCCTGGCGCCGCGCATCGCTTTCGCTGAAGGTGATGCCCGCCTCCAGTTTGATCCCGCGCACCTGAAAGTACTGGTCGCTGACGCCGTTGATCTGCGCGTCGAGGTCGATGTTGCGGTAACGCAGGAGCATGCTGCGGCCGACCACCGGGGTGGCGCTGTCGACGTAATACAGCTGATTCAGCGCGGTGACGTCAGCCGGCACCAGTGTCTCGATCGACGCGGCGCGCTTATCGCCGAAACTGCTGCCGGAATAGATGTCGATGGTGTTGCTGCCGATCGCCGAAATGTCCTTGAGCACGTAGTTTTTCGCGCCCTCGCCGATCGCCGAAATCGACACCACCGAGGTGATGCCGATGACGATCCCGAGCATGGTCAGCAAGGTGCGCATACGGTGCGAAATCAGCGCCACCCAAGCCATGTTGAAGGCTTCCTTGAACAGCCCGAGGCTGGCGACCAGACGGCGGGTCGCCGGGGGTTTCGGCGCAACGTCCTCTTCGCTCGGCAGTTGCCCGCTGTCGCGCACGTTGAGGCGGTCGCTGAGGATTTCACCGTCGCTGACTTCGATGATGCGCTCGGCGTTGGCCGCGACTTTCGGGTCGTGGGTCACCAGAATCACCGTGTGCCCGGCCGCGTGCAGCTCCAGCAGGATGCGCATCACTTCCTTGCCGCTGGCGGTGTCGAGGGCGCCGGTGGGTTCGTCGGCGAGAATCACTTCACCGCCGTTCATCAAAGCCCGGGCGATACTCACCCGTTGTTGCTGACCACCGGAGAGCTGACTCGGCCGGTGGGTCAGGTGTCCATCAAGGCCCAGTCGTGCCAGCAATTCGCGGGCGCGGGCGTGACGTTGCGGCGCGGGAATGCCGGCGTAAATCGCCGGCATCTCGACGTTGTGCATCGCGCTCAGGTGCGGCAGCAAATGATAGCGCTGGAAGATGAAACCGAAGTAATCGCGGCGCAGTTCGGCCAGCGCCTGATCGTCAAGGTCGCGGGTCTCCTGGCCGTTGATCCTGTAGCTGCCGGCAGTGGCGTAATCGAGACAGCCGAGGATGTTCATCAGGGTTGATTTGCCGGAACCGGAGGCGCCGATGATCGCCACCATTTCTCCGGCATTGATCGTCAGGTTGATGTCCTTCAACGCGAGAAATTCGCGGTCGCCAGCGGTGAAACTGCGGGTGATGCCGGTCAGTTGCAGCAATGCTTGCGTCATGCTCAAGCCCCCGCCACGGCGGGCAACGGATCACCGATCACCACCCGCTCGCCTTCGCTGAGGCCCTGATTGATCTGCACTTTGACGTTGTTGTTGATCCCGGTCTGCACGTTGCGCGACTGCGCCTGGCCCTTGGCGTCGAGCACCCGCACCGGAAAACTTCCATCAGCATTGCGCGGCCCAAGCGCGGCCACCGGCA harbors:
- a CDS encoding MacB family efflux pump subunit, with the translated sequence MTQALLQLTGITRSFTAGDREFLALKDINLTINAGEMVAIIGASGSGKSTLMNILGCLDYATAGSYRINGQETRDLDDQALAELRRDYFGFIFQRYHLLPHLSAMHNVEMPAIYAGIPAPQRHARARELLARLGLDGHLTHRPSQLSGGQQQRVSIARALMNGGEVILADEPTGALDTASGKEVMRILLELHAAGHTVILVTHDPKVAANAERIIEVSDGEILSDRLNVRDSGQLPSEEDVAPKPPATRRLVASLGLFKEAFNMAWVALISHRMRTLLTMLGIVIGITSVVSISAIGEGAKNYVLKDISAIGSNTIDIYSGSSFGDKRAASIETLVPADVTALNQLYYVDSATPVVGRSMLLRYRNIDLDAQINGVSDQYFQVRGIKLEAGITFSESDARRQAQVVVIDYNTRHRLFGEGVDPLGQVILIGNLPCTVIGVAAENKNLFASGKTLNVWVPYETAAGRILGQRFLDSISVRIKDGQSSKVVENHVTQLMLQRHGIKDFYTNNLDSVMQTVQKTSRSLALLLSLIAVISLVVGGIGVMNIMLVSVTERTREIGIRMAVGARQSDIRQQFLVEAVMVCLLGGAIGISLSYAIGHLFSLFIKEWEMVFSMASVVTAVICSTLIGIVFGFVPARNASRLDPIEALARD
- a CDS encoding MetQ/NlpA family ABC transporter substrate-binding protein — translated: MLKKAGLTLAVLGALVTSFGTQALEPLRVAADPVPHAQILAYIQTIDPQLKLKVIEIPNGVNSNELLVHGDVDANYFQHLPYLKSQEQALGQKLAVAATVHIEPLGIYSRRHKNFAEVPEKGTIAVPNNVTNLSRALYLLQDNGLIKLKPGFKDPAADQATPKDIAENPKQLKILEIESPQIPRALDDVDLAVINGNYALEAGLVPAQDALGLEKAEHNPYANILVTTPKLQNDPRIAQLAKDLTSPQVAKYITDNFKGSVIPVEDGKP
- a CDS encoding methionine ABC transporter ATP-binding protein, with translation MIVVEQLSKTYPSAPAPALDQVSLSIPDGAIYGILGRSGAGKSTLLRCLNLLERPDSGKILIDGVDLLTLSPSDLRRQRQRIGMIFQGFNLLHSRTVFDNIAVPLEIANVGKPWRHVRVRELLELVGLSDKAQAFPSQLSGGQKQRVGIARALAAEPAYLLSDEATSALDPETTASILDLLRDINRQLGVTIVLITHELDVVKSICDHAALMADGRLVESGPVPRLLADAQSSLGTSLRPTCGLPLGHDIPGLSFLKQYGVRAAQS
- a CDS encoding Gfo/Idh/MocA family oxidoreductase, whose translation is MQPIRLGLVGYGKIAQDQHVPAINANPGFRLVAVATQGKPCPGVENFHSLSELLENGPEVDAIAFCTPPQGRFALVQQALAAGKHVLVEKPPCATLGEALALISQAQQQGVSALFAWHSRYAPGIEAARDWLAGRTLQSVQIDWKEDVRKWHPGQTWIWQPGGLGVFDPGINALSIVTHLLAQALFVESAELRVPDNCQSPIAASIKMSDAHRLDVQAEFDFDHGHDELWSIEIRCAEGLLRLDNGGALLSIDGVRQAVSEEGEYTAVYRHFQQLIGDRTSDVDLQPLRLVADSFFVGSRVAVEPFYDPAR
- a CDS encoding helix-turn-helix transcriptional regulator; translated protein: MNSHLFPHIGKVIASTGSRHFPRMLHDLIQTQLAVDATHIRQMRVEPVGRPAHRHLPEPGKDSAQQAETVFCEQIAARSSEPMDPPASASADASQLHLTRRKDGYRYVISVYRNDQSQRFSAQEQSLLQDISPVLLPMLEKHIHALQPQQANTEDPSPGADGAQQGLENLRLRFNERLQQLGLSLSNRETEVCIGLLAGRTAPELAEQLQLKVNTVESYLKRAAIKLGISGRHSLMRWMYSPEDTSHATSAA
- the ycaC gene encoding isochorismate family cysteine hydrolase YcaC, coding for MSTATYNRLNKDDAVVLLVDHQTGLISLVQDFSPNEFKNNVLALADLAKFFNLPTILTTSFEQGPNGPLVPELKEMFPDAPYIARPGQINAWDNEDFVKAIKATGRKQIIIAGVVTDVCVAFPTLSALAEGFDVFVVTDASGTFNTTVQQAAWSRMTQAGAQMMNWFSVACELHRDWRNDIEGLGNLLSQRIPNYRNLMNSYSALTAQQK
- a CDS encoding isopenicillin N synthase family oxygenase codes for the protein MPHTLDITTLPTLDLSLFEGTAQQRYEFLENLRHAARDVGFFYLTGHGIDSHLLKQVQDHARQFFALSEHEKTAVGMINSPHFRGYNRAASEITRGEPDWREQFDLGAEREALPLDADSPLWARLQGPNQWPAALPELKPLLLEWQQAMTRMALRLLRAFAQALSLRADAFDQLYGDQPNEHIKLMRYPGQAASASQQGVGAHKDSGFLSFLLQDQQAGLQVEVEEGRWIDALPRENTLVVNIGELLELASNGYLRATVHRVVSPPAGSERLSIAFFLGAQLDAVVPLYPLPTALLREARGPASDPLNPLFRDVGWNYLKGRLRSHPDVARRFYADALMPAAPARKTASA